In Candidatus Eisenbacteria bacterium, the following proteins share a genomic window:
- a CDS encoding T9SS type A sorting domain-containing protein has translation MRRISLFSLALLTVMLVPVVAVAATPNPNGAVVLTRVFNDCPFTTVNVVNNYPALISIEDNGLECSGFANLHLWSLSADGGTTQATFENNSDFRFSTDLVISGSGNAEAGIRITPWWSNTDGRFNVRSTDGEIACFGGRLPFFSFTGAYGLHYQKGETINLEVTYKPHGLNASSPATIEYELTYQGQTYSSGGLTFDQGNPAEDPPHGLWGILDNVHVGGYSQNFMTPGDPTSVKVTYTNMKLVICPVEPDADDAIISTRIFNDCPFTTLTVNDDYPSSISINDGPLVCTGFANLHTWTVSDDGRVGHRIQNDDDFRIACDFSITGPGEGGLRISPWWSQNADGLFNLRSTDGEIAVFGGRLPFFSFTGAFGNLRYQAGETAHLEMIYRHNGLSSASPATIEYKLGLRGVEYTSGPLSFDQANPSEDPPNGLWGILNNARAGGHMKAFLFTNQPDAFATGTWTNMEFEAGADVSVKITPSSFNPNSGGNFVSAVIEPAAPLSASDIDVSTLRLNGQLGPSSAEAPVLGDENENGITDLTVRFARTAAMNAIGSSGVASVTGEVGGVCFVATDNVKVVKVKGPSAGASVAAGSTVEVSWDTPGGMGAATADIYTSIDGGEVWTLEASGVSNNGRYNWHVGSATSTNARVAVVLHDGNEIASGMSGSFVITTPVGVGPEGIAFALKGVSPNPAKGPFGINFALPDGKRATLSVFDVSGRRVASREVGGLGAGRHTVTLGKGLKAGVYMIRLDREGSSLTARAAVIQ, from the coding sequence ATGAGGCGGATCTCACTCTTCAGTCTGGCTCTTCTCACGGTGATGCTCGTGCCGGTCGTCGCGGTCGCGGCGACCCCGAACCCGAACGGCGCGGTCGTCTTGACGCGCGTCTTCAACGACTGTCCGTTCACGACGGTCAACGTCGTGAACAACTACCCGGCCCTGATCTCGATCGAGGACAACGGGCTGGAGTGCAGCGGCTTCGCCAACTTGCACCTCTGGTCGTTGTCGGCCGATGGCGGTACGACGCAGGCGACGTTCGAGAACAACTCGGACTTCCGCTTCTCGACCGACCTCGTGATCAGCGGCAGCGGCAACGCCGAGGCCGGCATCCGGATCACCCCCTGGTGGTCGAACACCGACGGCCGGTTCAACGTCCGCAGCACCGACGGTGAGATCGCCTGCTTCGGCGGCCGTCTGCCGTTCTTCAGCTTCACCGGCGCCTATGGCTTGCACTACCAGAAGGGCGAGACCATCAACCTCGAAGTGACCTACAAGCCGCATGGCTTGAACGCGTCGAGTCCGGCCACCATCGAGTACGAGCTGACCTATCAGGGCCAGACCTACAGCAGCGGCGGCCTGACCTTCGACCAGGGCAATCCGGCCGAGGACCCGCCGCACGGGCTGTGGGGCATCCTCGACAACGTCCACGTCGGCGGCTACTCCCAGAACTTCATGACTCCAGGCGACCCCACCTCGGTGAAGGTCACCTACACGAACATGAAGCTGGTCATCTGCCCGGTCGAGCCGGACGCCGACGATGCGATCATCTCCACCCGGATCTTCAACGACTGTCCGTTCACCACGCTGACGGTGAATGACGACTACCCGTCGTCGATCTCGATCAACGATGGTCCGCTGGTGTGCACCGGGTTCGCCAATCTCCACACCTGGACGGTGTCGGACGACGGCCGCGTCGGCCACCGCATCCAGAACGACGACGACTTCCGCATCGCCTGTGACTTCTCGATCACGGGTCCCGGCGAGGGCGGCCTGCGCATCTCGCCGTGGTGGTCGCAGAACGCGGATGGCCTGTTCAACCTGCGCTCGACCGATGGCGAGATCGCGGTGTTCGGCGGCCGGCTGCCGTTCTTCTCGTTCACCGGCGCGTTCGGCAACCTGCGCTACCAGGCGGGTGAGACGGCCCACCTCGAGATGATCTACCGGCACAATGGTCTCAGCTCGGCCAGCCCGGCGACGATCGAGTACAAGCTCGGCCTGCGGGGAGTCGAATACACCAGCGGCCCGCTCAGCTTCGATCAGGCCAATCCCAGCGAGGACCCGCCGAACGGGCTGTGGGGCATCCTCAACAACGCGCGCGCCGGCGGGCACATGAAGGCGTTCCTGTTCACCAATCAGCCGGACGCTTTCGCCACGGGCACGTGGACCAACATGGAGTTCGAGGCCGGCGCCGATGTGTCGGTCAAGATCACTCCGTCCTCCTTCAATCCCAACTCGGGCGGCAATTTCGTGTCCGCGGTCATCGAGCCCGCGGCGCCGCTCTCGGCATCCGACATCGACGTTTCCACGCTGCGTCTCAACGGCCAGCTTGGCCCGAGCAGCGCGGAGGCTCCGGTTCTGGGTGACGAGAACGAGAACGGCATCACCGACCTCACGGTGAGGTTCGCTCGCACCGCCGCGATGAACGCCATCGGCAGCAGCGGTGTGGCGTCGGTCACCGGCGAGGTGGGCGGCGTGTGCTTCGTCGCCACCGACAACGTCAAGGTCGTGAAGGTCAAGGGACCGTCGGCGGGCGCCTCGGTGGCGGCCGGCTCCACGGTCGAGGTGTCGTGGGACACGCCCGGTGGCATGGGCGCGGCCACCGCGGACATCTATACCTCGATCGACGGCGGTGAGGTCTGGACGCTCGAAGCGAGCGGTGTCTCGAACAACGGCCGCTACAACTGGCACGTTGGCTCGGCCACGAGCACGAACGCCCGCGTCGCCGTGGTGCTCCACGACGGCAACGAGATCGCGTCGGGCATGAGCGGCTCGTTCGTCATCACCACTCCGGTCGGCGTTGGCCCGGAAGGGATCGCTTTCGCGCTGAAGGGCGTGTCGCCCAATCCGGCGAAGGGGCCCTTCGGAATCAACTTCGCCTTGCC